One Streptomyces sp. NBC_01217 genomic region harbors:
- a CDS encoding hydrogenase maturation protease produces MTPPRAQRATTLVAGVGNIFLGDDGFGVETVRRLASGPLPGHVEAVDIGVRGVHLAYQLLDGYDTLILVDATRRGGDPGTLYLIEPGRPGRTEPQEPLLDGHRMTPDAVLTLLETLCAGTGCVPPRRTLVVGCEPDRVDEGIGLSGPVAAAVPEAVNMVLRLVQDDEPTAPTEPSAARPAMN; encoded by the coding sequence ATGACACCGCCCCGCGCACAGAGAGCGACGACTCTGGTCGCGGGCGTCGGGAACATCTTCCTCGGCGACGACGGCTTCGGTGTCGAGACCGTACGACGTCTGGCCTCGGGCCCCCTGCCCGGCCATGTCGAAGCGGTGGACATCGGAGTGCGCGGCGTCCACCTCGCCTACCAGCTCCTCGACGGCTACGACACGCTGATCCTGGTCGATGCCACCCGACGCGGCGGCGACCCCGGAACGCTGTATCTGATCGAGCCCGGCCGGCCAGGCCGTACCGAGCCGCAGGAACCCCTGCTCGACGGCCACCGCATGACCCCGGACGCGGTCCTGACCCTGCTGGAGACCCTGTGCGCCGGGACGGGCTGTGTCCCCCCGCGGCGCACGCTGGTCGTCGGCTGCGAACCCGACCGCGTCGACGAGGGCATCGGCCTGAGCGGTCCCGTGGCCGCTGCCGTACCGGAGGCCGTGAACATGGTCCTGCGCCTGGTGCAGGACGACGAACCCACCGCGCCCACCGAGCCGTCGGCGGCCCGCCCGGCCATGAACTGA